The DNA sequence AGGCGTGCGGGTTACCCGACGCTTCGTCGTCACCGCCGATGGTGATGGATGCGCGCATCCCCACCGCCCAGCTGGGGTTGGTAAGTAGCGAGTAAATAAGTCCCAGATTCGATATCAGCGTGAAAATGACCACCACCGGGATAATAACCCGGATAATATCGTTGGGAATGTTAATCAGCAGAAAGAGGAAAATGAAAATGTAAGTGTAGTAGATCAGGTCTTTACCAAACTCCGTGAAGCCCCCTTCGCCAACATAGACGCCCATATAGAGCAGGCAAAACAGCAGAAATGATATAGACATCCAGAACATCGTCATATTAGGCCGGTATAATCGGCGTAATATGGTGAACGGAACCATCAGCACTAAACCACCGGCGAGGGCCGCAGCCGTGAAAACGGTACTACCCGGTGCTAGGTGGAGGGTTTCCCGGAAAAAGAAGATGAGCGGATAGCCATCTACCAGAATACAGATGCCGACAACGATCCGCATTAAATCGAGCGTTTCCAGCAGACGAAGGAATTTCACCATTGTCAAGTTATTTTAAGGAGTCAGTCTGCCGTTTTACCGGTATGCACTCACTCGTCACTCATCCAAATAAAAACGCTAATCGATTACCTACAGTACGTTTACCGGCCAAAAGGCGCGGGTCATAGGTGGTAACACGCCGGTAGCTAGCACAAAGTTCGGTAAATATCCAGTGTCTGCTGCGCCGTTTTATCACACGAAAAATCGCGCAGCCGTTCGCGGCCTTTCTGAATGAGATCTGTCCGTAACGCTTCGTCGGTAATGACGCGTTCAACCGCGCTGCCAATGGCCTGATCATCTTCAGGATCGAAGTAAACGGCTGCATTGGCACCCACTTCGGGCAGGGAACTACGGTCGCTCAGAATAACGGGGCAGTCGCCACTGAACGCTTCAAGAACGGGAATGCCAAACCCTTCATTCAGCGAGGGAAACACGAAAGCGCGGGCGTGCTGGTACAGCGACAGTAAACCGGCATCGGTAACGGGTCGGTAGTGAACACGCTGGTCGAGCCGGGCATTGTGGAACATGGCCTGCTCATCGGCGGTGAACGTGCCACCGCCTGCGCAAATGATGTGCAAATCGGGGTGCCGCTGCATCACAGGCTGCATGGCATGGAAAAAACCATCGAAGTTTTTGTACAGCCTGCGTTTGCCAACGTAGAGCACATACGAAAACGGTTCGGGTGTAATCGTCCGGCTGTCGGCCTCAATGAGCGGCTCGGTGCCAAAGGCGGTGCCCAGGTGAACAACGCTCACTTTGTCGGGATTAACCGGGAAAAAGTGCAGTATTTCCTGTTTGGAGAATTCCGATACGGTAACCACGGCGTCGGCCCGTTCGATCAGTTTCTTTTTGACCTCGTACAACCCTTCGCCCAGGTCGGGATAAATGTCTCCGAATCGCTCGCTGGCGGCATCATGAAAGGTCAGCACGAAAGGCTTGGCACCCAGGGCGTTCAGGAAGTACCGGTGGTAATAGGTAGGATGGAACACATCGAACTGTCCCGCCCGCAGCCGACGAAGGCTATGCAGCCGGTTCAGCACCGAAGCTACCCGGTTTACGTTGCGCAACTGAGCCAGACTCGGGTACCGAAAATGACTGCTGAACGAGGCCTGATCGAGGTATTCGTTATTGGAAAGCCGAAGCGACAACTCAAAGTCAATATCCTGCCGCTTCGCGTAGGAACGCATCAGTTCAAAAAAATACCGGGAAACACCCCCGTAAGTCAGGCCGGTAAAGGATTGATGATCGTAAAGAACTTTCATAGAGGGAAATCTACAAACAGTCCTGCGTTTGTATTTTTCTGGGAAATTGTGCCTGCAAAAATACAGTTTTATTTGGGGAAACCTTGCCCGCCTTCTGCCAATTGTCCTACTTGTCTTATCGAATGACAGGCAGTGGTACGTTATCGACAAACCGGTTCAAGGCCCTTAGCGAACGAACCGTTGCCCGACGCCAGCCGCGCAGAACGACCGGCTCGGGTTGCCGACCGTAGGCAGGGGGCGTATTGGTCAAACCAGGGGCTGCGTGTTTATCGACGGCCTGTCGGTAGGTAGTCAGGAGCGTTCGTACATCGGGCCGTTCGGATAGACGAAGCCGGTTCTGGTTCGGGAAAAAGCCTTCATCAGCGTTATAGAGGCCCTTTGCGTTCAGGAACAGCAGCGGTTGGTTGGTGCCGGTGGGGCCGGTGACCTGCCAGTTTTCGTCAACCTGCCGGAGCGTTCGTTCGGGCAGATTCCAGAGCGCTGCGTGCCAGCCCGGGTTTTTAACAA is a window from the Spirosoma rigui genome containing:
- a CDS encoding glycosyltransferase family 4 protein, with the protein product MKVLYDHQSFTGLTYGGVSRYFFELMRSYAKRQDIDFELSLRLSNNEYLDQASFSSHFRYPSLAQLRNVNRVASVLNRLHSLRRLRAGQFDVFHPTYYHRYFLNALGAKPFVLTFHDAASERFGDIYPDLGEGLYEVKKKLIERADAVVTVSEFSKQEILHFFPVNPDKVSVVHLGTAFGTEPLIEADSRTITPEPFSYVLYVGKRRLYKNFDGFFHAMQPVMQRHPDLHIICAGGGTFTADEQAMFHNARLDQRVHYRPVTDAGLLSLYQHARAFVFPSLNEGFGIPVLEAFSGDCPVILSDRSSLPEVGANAAVYFDPEDDQAIGSAVERVITDEALRTDLIQKGRERLRDFSCDKTAQQTLDIYRTLC